In Salmo trutta chromosome 37, fSalTru1.1, whole genome shotgun sequence, the following proteins share a genomic window:
- the LOC115177366 gene encoding transcription and mRNA export factor ENY2-1: protein MSKDSKMRATINQKLTEMGERERLKELLRAKLTECGWRDQLKALCKDVIKEKGLEHVTVEDLVVEITPKGRVLVPDSVKKELLQRIRAFLAQHAT, encoded by the exons ATGAGCAAAGATTCCAAGATGAGAGCAACAATTAATCAGAAATTAACTGAGATGGGTGAACGAGAGCG ATTGAAGGAGTTGCTCAGAGCTAAACTCACTGAATGCGGATGGAGGGATCAGCTGAAAGCTCTTTGCAAAG ATGTCATCAAAGAAAAGGGTTTGGAGCATGTGACTGTCGAGGACCTTGTGGTAGAAATCACTCCTAAAGGAAGAG TTCTGGTGCCTGATAGTGTGAAGAAGGagctgttgcagaggataagagCCTTCCTGGCACAGCATGCCACATAA